TCCTCCCTGCTCAGGTTTCTGAAGTTGGGGTTTAGTATGAGGCCATTTGTGAAGTATTCAAAGATAAGAATAAACCTTCATTCTTGGATTTGGAAATCAGAGCCATACCTTTTAGGTGCTCTGCCTCTGAAATAATCATAGTAACACAGACCGCGTGAGGATCGAGATCATGTGTGGGTATCTGGACGTGTCCAGAGTGGCAAGAGCTTGAGGTGTTGTGTCCCAGTGCACCTTGTTATGTGAAGTTTAATTGCACATTCATCTTGATTCCTGATATTGCCAGGGCCCTGAGAACATTATCTGCAGCTGTATCTCCCCATGTGGAAGTTGGATAGCCTATTCTACAGCTTCTCGGTTTTTTCTCTATCGACTGAATTATGAACATGACAACTTAAGCCTCAAAAGGGTAAGTGATGGCCCAGTGTCTGGTCACATAAGAGGAAACTTCctaaatgtgttatttttgtaTGAAGTGAAAATCAACTGAATGTGAATCCTTGCTCAGTTAAAAGTTATTTGGAGAGGGCTATTACAAActgatgttttatttccttttttttttttttttttttttttgaggcagagttttgctcttgttgcccaggctggagtgcaatggctcgcggtcttggctcactgtaacctccacctcctgggctcaagcaatcctgtgcttcatcctcccgagtagtctaatttttgtatttttagtggggaacagggttttaccatcttggccaggctggtctcaaactcctgaccttgggtaattcagccaccttggcctcccaaagtgctggcattacaggcatgagccaccatgctcagcattttttttttttatacagagttttgctcttgtcacctaggctggagtgcaatggtgcaatcttggctcactgcaaccttcccctcccaggttcaagcaattctcctgcctcagcctcctggatagctggaattacaggtgcccaccaccatgtcagctaatttttgtatttttagtagagacagtttagtacattggccaggctggtttcaaactcctgacctcaggtaatccacctgccttggcctctcaaagtgctgggattacaggtgtgagacactgcacccggcctgcacccagcctttatttCCGTTTTGATTTATGTTCTTAGAGGGGTGGTGGAATGCCCTCTAAAGTTAAGGCTTTTCTGTTTAGTGGTTTCATGTGTGACTTAGTTATTTCTTTGATAGGGAAGTGAGTATTTActaaagagaaggaaatgggaTGTATAGGTTACTGAGAGAAACCAGTGTTCTGTGTCCTGAGTCAGTTGTCTTACTTGAGACAGGAAGCATTAAAGTAACTTAAGCATGGCTGTGATGGTTTCTGATGGGCTGTAGGTCTCCCTTCTCTCACTGGCTTTTATTATTGGTTCACCCAAAGGTTTCCAAAATGCCAGCATTCCTTCGCTCTGCCcttcagattttgttttctgaggaTTCAACAAAGCTCTTTGTAGCATCAAATCAAGGAGCTCTGCATATCTTTCAGCTGTCAGGAGGAAGCTTCAAGCACCTGCACGCTTTCCAGCCTCAGTCAGGTGGGAATCTGGTAACTGGCCATGGGGAGACTTGTGTCTAAGatgtaacttttttccttttaagcctCCATGTTGGGAGTTCCCTTGTGTTCCTCCTACCCTGCAGATCCACTCACTCACATGTTTGCAGTTTCAAGTAGGAGGAGATAGCTGGCAGATGAAGACTCTCGATGAGGTCTGCAATGTTCTTCACACCTACTCTTTTCTCACTGGGTTTTTGATTCCTTATTTGGGGCCAGAGAAGTTTCATCATCCTTCTTAGTTTGTTAACAGAGCAAGaagaaagttaaaattattttaatcctgACAATAGCTACCATTAATATTTTggtgttttctaaaatattatttgtatgtaAGTATTTTGTGGGCATGTTGCCTTTTTTGGTGGTTTATAAAAAGGTACAATCCATAGAtcactgccacctcaacctcctgggcttaagtgatcctcccatctcagcatctgtgtagctgggactacagatgcacaccactgtgcctgcctaatttaaaaaatttttttgtagatatgggagctcattatgttgcccaggttggttttgaactccaggactcaagtgatcctcccatcctggcctcctagctgagatgataggcatgaggcattgtgcctggcccaaaagtaTCCTTATACATACAGTTTAATTACCTGCATTTAATGTTCCTGACCATTTTTCGACTTTCCTTGAGAATATGAGTATTATTAACGTGAGTGTGTCTATGTAGCTAGCTATGGCTAACTGTTAAGGACTTAGACTCAGCTTCCAGCTTAAGCTGCTAGTTGTTTGGCATGGGCCTTTCCCCTCTCCCTTGTCCTGGATTTTAGCTGCTTCACTGTCATTTCACTCTATCACcctgtcttttttgagacagggtcttgctcttttgccaaggctgaagtgcagtggtgtaattatggctcactgcagcctcagcctccccaggctcaggtgatccttccacctcagccttccaagtacacaggattgtgccaccacacccagatgagttttgtatttttgtagagatagggtttcaccatgttgcccagcctggtcttgaactcctgggctcaagcagtcctcctgccacggcctcccaaagtgctgggattacaggtgtgagccaccatgcctagtgaAAGTCAACTCTTTTAACCTCAAGTCTCACTGTTCATAAGCTGATCCCGAAGTCTACAGAAGAAACCCACAAGTTAGGGGTCAGATAAATCAAACTATTTATTatctatatatgtttttattacaAAACTTAGACTATTTATCTTGCATCTAGTACTCCTTAAGATTCAGCTCTGCATTATgtatatgactttatttttttcgCTTCTCTCATCTCACTTCCCCTTGTAGTCAAGCTGGTTTCTTCACAGCCCTCAAACCTGCATATTCTAGTCCTCATCACTTAGCTTGCACCATTCCCCATCCTtttctccccatccccacccatcCTTTGGCAGCTGCGTTATGCTTGTTATAAAGCCATTTTGTCATTTGGGGGCGTTACATGCAGCACGCATTTTGGCATAGAGCATCACTGTCCAATTTTTATCCCACACTAGTCGTCATGTTGCCAGATTGGTTTAAAGTCTCTAGATGACAAAGATGGCTCAGACATGCCCATCCTCCCTTAATGCGAAATATACAGCAGGCACCCAATAAATTAGATAGGCATTAAGTCTATTGAACTTGATGTttgtaattttgttgttgttgtgtttttgttttttttgggggggggttgtttgagatagagtctcactctgtcacgcaggctggagtgcagtggtgcgatctcagttcactgcaacctctgcctctcaggttcaagtgattcttctgcctccgcctccctaatagctggaactatagggatgtgccaccacgcccggctaattttttgtatttttagtcaagacaggtttcactgtgttacccatgatggtctcgatctcctgaccttgtgattcacccgccttggcctcccagagtgctgggatcacaggcatgagccactgcgcctggcctaattttgttattttttgtagagacaaggtttcaccatattggtctcaatctcctgaactcaggtgatccaccaaccttcacctcccaaagtgctgggattacaggtgtgagccaccgtgcccaagcCTGTCCAtaactttgatttaaaaaaaaaaaacattaggtAGGAAAGGAGTTTGAAACAATTAGTATATATTTTAGTGGCAGATGCTGCCATGATTCTCTATTCCCATAGTAAGCAGTGTCTTAGGCCTGAGCAAGTAATAACTTCTGTTTTATCTCTCTGGATCTTTACATGAGGGATGGCTCAATAATTAGATGGAAAAAGTAGAAACATAAACATCTAGAACTAATTTGCACAGTGATCAAAAAGTTATCCTGGCAGTGATTTAAAACTCTGAGAGTCTCCTTGGCTTTTGTCATCATATCCGGGGCAGGGCTGACTGTGGACACTGTGAATTCAGAGATCTAACTCTTCTGTCTTCACAGGGACAGTGGAGGCCATGTGTCTTTTGGCAGTCAGTGCAGATGGGAATTGGCTGGCTGCATCAGGTACCAGTGCTGGAGTCCATGTCTACAATGTAAAACAGCTAAAGGTGAGCATAGGGTTTCACGGCAGCAGTTTGAATCATTGTACAGGAGGCAGTTCACCCTGCAGTTAAAAGATTCAAGGCAGATAGATTGGCATGACCTGGAAATTtattagacttttttctttttaatgaagaattttttccaggtttggaatcctgttttatttttatggaacCCAGAAGCCGTCCTCTGTAACATTAAAATCCGCTATTGGCCCCGTGAAACCATTCATACATGGAAATTTGAAATTAGTGATTTGTGGGTGATGAAAACACATTCAGGTTCTTTCTATATTTTGGGGAGGAAAATGCTGTGTACACAGACAAATAGTTGCAGATAATAAGAGTTCTTTTCATGGCTTGCCTTGTAATCTCAAGGTAAACACTATCAAAACTTCAAAAAAGGAATACTGGGAAAACATTTTTCACTAATCAGTAACGATGCTGTCAGTCATAAATTGAGCCATTAGTATTCCAAGTCCTCATCTGCATCATAAACTCAGATTTGAACTACCCAAAACTTGGAATAAGCATTAAAAGTTTATAGGATAATGTCAAACTGCAACACTCAATGGGTTTGCCTGTTACTTGCGTAGTGTAACCTTTGTTGCATTGTAGTTGGAGCATGTACTGAGCACTTGTCTTTGAGTCTTGCCTAGCATTTAAAGAGTGTGTATAGCATGCACATGCTTTGTAATTGTACATAAAAATCCGTGCCTAGatgttaatttctttaaaacatagcATACAGCTTTAGACTCCCTGTTCAATAAGCAATATGTATAGAAGAATTTACTCTGAGGGAAAGGCTTTTACTCTCAGTTCTTCACAAATGCTGTTCATTTTGTAAGTGGTTaactatgctttttatttttttgagacagggtttcactctgtcacccagactgagcacagtggcgcaatcacagctcactgcatccttgacctctgggcttaagcagtcctcccacctccacctcccgagtagctgggactgcgggCCAgccccaccacacctagctaatcttttttttttttttttccttaagtccCACTTCATGATTTTGTGTTTTAAGAGATAGGattttcctatgttgcccaggttggtcttgaactcctgtactcaagcatTCCTTCCACCCtggcccttccaaagtgctgtagttataggtgtgagcaaccgtgCCCAACCaataggcatttatttatttatttttgaggctgagtcttgcattgttgcccaggctggagagcagttttcatagagacagggtttctccatgagCTACTGTACTTGGCTGGCGAAtaggcatttttaaagaaaatgaggccgagcatggtggctcatgcctgtaatcccagcacttggggaggccaagactggcagatcacctgaggtcaggagttcgataccagcttgcccaacatgacgaaaccctatctctactaaaaatataaaaaattagccaggggtggtggcgagcttctgcaatcccagctactcgggaggctgagggaagagaatcacttgaatccaggaggagaatcgcttgagcctgggaggtggaggttgcagtgagctgagatcataccactgcgctccagcctggatgataagagtgaaactctgtctccaaaagaaaaagagaaaagaaattaaagttcaTTGGTTGGGGAAATGCCTGAAATTTTGGGGGAACTTTCATAGAACCCTTTTGAGTTCCAAGGAGCACTacttaaactcctgacctagacAACTCAGTCTTTGCTGAGGAAAAGTGTCACTTAGAGTTGTGTGTGTTATTTGTTCCCAGCTTCACTGCACGGTGCCTGCTTACAATTTTCCGGTGACTGCTATGGCCGTTGCCCCCAATACCAACAACCTTGTCATCGCTTATTCTGACCAGCAGGTAAGGGAGATTCCAATGCTTTCTAATCCCTTCCTTCTGGATAGTAACCTGGAAGCTGGGATATTGGGCAGTTGAGGGGAGCTTTTCTTTGAAGGTGCTGGAGGAGAAAGGTAGTTTTCTCCTGTGTGAAGTAAAGCTTCCTTGCCTGTCTGGGTTCATCATAGGCCAGCATTATCCATTGGTTTGATGGGATGCAGTTTAAATGGAGAAGTACTAAGATTCAAGAGTGAAGAATCGTAAGAGAGGGGAGGAATTTTGAAGAACTCATTTTCCTGATTATGCTAGAGCAGAGATGACATGGGCTTGGGTGTTAAACTCGATATGGAATGGTATAAAATTTTGAGAGTTGAAAGTGACTAAAAGATTGTATTATTCACCTTTAcccttgcagatgaggaaatcaagccCTAGTAAGATAAGTACCTAATCTCAGCCAAAGTTAGAACCAAATCTGCCTTTTTCCTTACCAATTTGTAAGGAGATTGTAAttataaagagatttttttcctctggggttttttttctttgtttgtttgtttttggtatttttggtagagatggggttatgccatgttgggccagcctggtctcaaactcctgacctcaggtgatccacccgctcggcctcccaaagtgctgggattataggcatgagccactgctcccagcctataaagatatctttaaaaaaaaaaacaaaaaccttgacTGTAGAACACATTAGGAAGTTATCAATTATTCTatgtctttatctgtaaaattggaGATTATATCTACCTCACTGAGATTAAATGTAATTTTGGAAGCACATTTAAGTAGACTGCTAGGCAAACGATGCTTACTGTTTTGATGGTCAGTTTTTACACTAACACATACACACTGTCCAAAAAGTGAAATCTTTGTTTTATAGACTTGAGTCTTGATCAAAGACTGAAAGAGTAGTGAAGCCACATCTTTGCCTTTGTCACACATAATGATAATGTTTACTCCAATACCTTTTACTGGCATTTGGTCCCTTAAGTGCTTCTAAAAGTAAAACTGATGGGAAATTTTTTATATCCATTAGATTAGCAAAGATCAAAGAGTTGATAATACTCAGTGTTGTGAGGGTATAGGAAAATAGTACTCTCACACGTTGTGTAAATTATCCTAACCCTTTTGGAGGACATTTTGGCAAtaccttaaaaattttaaagtccaCTAATCTTTGACTTAGAAATTTCATTTCcaagagttttatatatatatatatatatatatatatattttttttttttttcagctatgcAAAAAAGACTTCTATACAGAGACCAGTTCATTGCAGCTTTGTTTATAGTAGACAAAGATATGAAACAAGATAATGTCCATTAAGTAGAGTGGATAAGTAAATCATGATGCATAAAATGAGTGGACTACTGTATGTTTCGGAATGGGCATGActgatgtgtatgtgtatattgaTGTGGGTCAGTCTCCATGATATAATACTAAGCAAGAAGAAGCAAGATACAGAACACTACATATTATATgcataaaatagctctgaaaagATGTAAACATGAAATTGAGGGTTGCTCTTGTCTTAGAAAAGAGGAATGTCAAGATTGCAGGATGACTTTTATTGTTCTATAATTTCCCttctaaaatttttcattaaaaaaagtgGTGGGAGAGCATAGACTGAATAAACTGAATACAGTTGAAGGTTTGTATAGATACTTTCTGGTTAGGAAGGAGAATTCCCTTCTGGTCTTCCTGGGTACCAGCCTGCATTCCTCTGTGTCATGTCCTTTCTCAGGTATTTGAGTACAGCATCCCAGACAAACACTATACAGACTGGAGCCGGACTGTCCAGAAGCACGGCTTTCACCACCTTTGGCTCCAAAGGGATACTCCTATCACACATATCAGTTTTCATCCAAAGAGACCGATGCACATTCTTCTCCATGATGCCTACATGTTCTGCATCATTGACAAGTCATTGGTGAGTTCTTCACTGCTACCTCACCAAATCTTCTTCTGAAACTTCACGTTCTAAAAGCAACAAGTACAATAAAATAGAGGAAGGACAATCAGAATAAAGGTAGCTAGTAAATCAGAATAAAGGTAGCTAGTACATTCCTTGGAGAAGAGGGGGTTTTGTTTTACAGACTCCCTGATTTGTGTTCCCACAGTTCTTCAGGAGGATCTCAGGGAAGGGGCTGGCCTTTGTGTACTGGCTTTTGCTGATTTGACTATTTCTCTGCTTTGCCAATGAGCATGTACATCTTACATACAAAAGTGATTAGGTCAATATTCAGAAGGTAACCTTCATCAGGAAGTTTCATTGATTTGGCTGATTCTCTTTGGACTTTGAACCCTGGGGTATCTGAATAACATGGTTTCTAAAGGAGGTAACAGGCTGAGGTTTTGACCTCTATGCCCCTTGGCTGAAGATGCTGAAATACTGTCTGCAGGCTTGAAGAACTGGTCTTAACATCTCCAAAAAACCCAGCTAGGAAAAATCTTCATGGCTGTGACATAGATGGGATAGGAGcattttcttcagttttagaTTCCAGCCTCTCTTTGCCAGCTGCTGTTTTGATTCACCCTGAATTTATATGTCTTTTCTGGGCATGTGCTTTGTTTCCTAGGAGCATTGTGGCCATGTCTGTCCTGCACTTTGGGCTTAGATTACAACCGTCACATGGTGTtttggtgtgtctgtgaaggtgggGGTGGAAGGAACATGGGGGAAAGCAGCAGATGGCTCTAAAGGAGGTGTGCACAGGGATGTGTCATTGGAATCATCTCGTGGGCCCTGCGACCTCTGGGTGTGGGAAGCAGAGCTGGCTGACAAGTGCCTTGTGCAAGATGAGTGATACAGGAAGGGGCCCCTCCCACTCTCTTGTGTCTTTGTAACTGAGCTCAGATCATTTTCCTCCCAAGCATTGGTTTTAAGTTCAATGCTTCCTTATACTGGGCATAACTATTTCCCAAGGAAGTCAGAGACAAAATATCATTTGTTTGGCCAGAGGCCACCTCGAGGTGTCAGTGACATCAGCAGGGGTGGTTTGTGTTGAGATTTCGCCTGGGGAGAACTTCAGTCATTTGTCCAGTCTGTGATCTGGTTAGGGGAGAGTCTAGAAAGCACACAGCCTGCGTGGGCTGAGCTCCTGCACTTGCCAGTTTGTTCCTTTCTGACAAAGTGTTACTGATGAGACAGGCCAGAAGCCCCAGTAGGGCCCTTTGATCTTGCTGCATGGAGtaacaagctctctttgcctcaTATTCCCACCCTCTGCGTTGCTGCTGTAAGAGtatcttcatctttctccctctctctccttttcttctctcccccCACTGCCCCCAGTTTTTCTGAATAGCGGTATAATGAGTACAGTTGTTTCCCTGAATTAACGAATGTCAGGGTGGTACTCAATATATATGATAGATAGAAGACGATGTTGGGCTGAAAATGCAGTACAGTCCTTTGGTCTTAAGAAGCACAATAAAAGTCACAATTTAAACGATatatctctttgtctttttagccCCTTCCAAATGACAAAACCTTATTCTACAATCCGTTTCCTCCCACGAATGAATCAGATGTCGTCCAGAGGCGCACAGctcatgcttttaaaatttctaagatATATAAGGTAAAACATTTCATGGTGTTATCCTGGATAGTTGGTTCCTTTATGATATCGAAATGTCATAAACTCCCCAAAGGGAAGATAAGAGCACCTTCATTTTCCATGCAGAGAACCTGGTTTGTGGGAGACAAGTGACCTTTCTGAGGCTGCCTATCCCttgtatatgttttattgttCTTGCCTTAGTAGGTTAGAGGCAGGCACATCATAACCAAAATGAAATGCATGGTTAGTGAGAAATGTTGGCGCTGAGGTAGCGTTTTTGTTGGCGTGAAAGTTGGCTTTAAATTTTACTTGTTGGAGTGCTCCATAGGATAGATATGAAGCAGTCTGGGCttggtatctcacacctgtaatcctagcactttggaggccaaggcaggtggatctccttagctcagaagttcaagaccagccttggcacggcaccatggcaaaacctcatcactgtttacaaaaaagaaaagaaaaggtgaggcaggtggatcatgaggtcaggagttcaagaccagcctggccaagatggtgaaacccatctctactaaaaatacaaaaaattagccagatgtggtggcctgtgcctataatcctagctactcgggaggctgagggagagaattgcttaaacccaggaggcagaggttgcagtgagtggagaccatgccactgtactccagcctaggtgacagagcaaaagaaaaaaaataaaataagagaggtgTGTAAATTATTCAGATGTGATAGCTTCCTGATGCATTTGTAACTTTCCAGTTGTCAGTTGccttaggctgggtatggtgatttacagctgtagtcccagcactttaggaggctgagactggagttcaagaccggtctaggcaacatagtgtgacccagtctctacaaaaaaaagcccaaaatTAGCTAGCCtgtgctactcaagaggctgagatgagatgagatgatggcttgaactcaggagttcaagactgcagtatgattgtaccactgtactcagcctggtgGAAATCAagattctatctttaaaaaaaaaagaattgccagtcacggtggctcacacctgtaattccagcactttgggagaccgaggcaggcagatcaccttaggtcgggagttcaagaccagcctgaccaacatggagaaaacccatctctactaaaaatacaaaattagctgggtgtggtggcacatgcctgtaatcccagctacttgggaggctgaaacaggagaatcacttgaacccaggaggcagagcttgcagtgagccaagattgtgccattgcactccagctgctTAAAATTGTATCTGAGATACAAAGGAATTGTAGATTTTCTGTCCAGAGAAACGTAAAAAATCCTGCTGAGACCTTTTATGAGTGAACCCAATCTTGAGCAGGTTGCAGCGATGCATACctacctattgtcccagctacttaggagactgaggcaggatgactgcccaggagttcagggcttcAGTGCACACTGATCATGTCTGTGAATgaatgctctccagcctggataacatagtaagaccccccatctctaaaaaataaaataaactttcatgCATTCCAACTATTTTGAGTCCTACAGCAGGAAAAACTGTCAAGAGATtaaatcatttgagcctggaacTAGACTAACCTTTTAATTTAGACAGAGTTTAACTATAGTTAGTTTGTTCAAGACTGGCCCCGGATCATAAGTCCTGATAGAATCATTATCATCCCTCTGCAGCCTCTACTCTTCATGGATCTTTTGGATGAAAGAACACTCGTGGCAGTAGAACGGCCTCTAGATGACATCATTGCTCAGCTCCCACCACccatcaaaaagaagaaatttggaaCCTAAACAGGGCACTGTCTGTGTCCTTCCTTGAACTGTCTACCCTGTTGCTTTTCACAAATCGATAATAAAACAAAGTTATTCTTGAGGACTAGTCattacaaatgttttcttccagaataATGGATAGTCATTTCCCTTCATTGAATGAAAGTGAATGGAAACTCCAAACGAGGTGTCTGTATTTGGGAGAATGTGGTGAGTAGCTACAAACTCAGCTAGTGTTGATAGGATCCTGCTCATTCCGTAGGCCGCAGTATCAGAAGATACTTGGGCTCTGTTCTCTATTACATGTCTAAGGCCTCAGAGGGCCAATGGCCTTCACTGCCTGCCAGCCGCCAGCCTATGCAGCAGCGCAGAAATCTGCCCAGGATGGCTCTGGAGGGCAGGGGACTATAATTACTTACTCAGCATAGCCTGACCACTAATAACCATAATCAGCCTTAGTGTTCAGGGAAGAATTTCAACTATAGCATTATAAGAGAGTGCTCCATCTAAAAATTAGATGCCTTTGACCTTTGGCAGTcagtggttaattttatgtaaaagGCAAAAAAGCTTGGGTTATCAGTCACATTCACCGTCTTTTTATCTGTTATAGGCTGGTTTCAAAAGGTATAgaagggccagacatggtggctcatgcctgtaatcccagcactttgggaggctggggtgggtgggagcatcacttgagtccagagaccaacctgggcaacatagggagaccctatttctaaaaaaagataTAGAAACTGGGCACACATtagtagtcccaactacctgggaggcttactggagcccaggagtttgagactatagTGTCCTGTGATCACACCCGCagatagccactg
The Callithrix jacchus isolate 240 chromosome 20, calJac240_pri, whole genome shotgun sequence genome window above contains:
- the UTP4 gene encoding U3 small nucleolar RNA-associated protein 4 homolog isoform X8, with product MAAAERGAARPTGDNRTSRRRRRHREHCLRTSGYAPGPLPGQSLRARAHVGPGRREVSAGKESGGQLFFPGHESRATEALCWAEGQRLFSAGLNGEIIEYDLQALNIKYAMDAFGGPIWSMAASPSGSQLLVGCEDGSVKLFQITPDKIQFERNFDRQKSRILSLSWRPSGTHIAAGSIDYISVFDVKSGSTVHKMIVDRQYMGVSKRKCIVWGVAFLSDGTVISVDSAGKVQFWDSATGTLVKSHLIANADVQSIAVANGPENIICSCISPCGSWIAYSTASRFFLYRLNYEHDNLSLKRVSKMPAFLRSALQILFSEDSTKLFVASNQGALHIFQLSGGSFKHLHAFQPQSGTVEAMCLLAVSADGNWLAASGTSAGVHVYNVKQLKLHCTVPAYNFPVTAMAVAPNTNNLVIAYSDQQVFEYSIPDKHYTDWSRTVQKHGFHHLWLQRDTPITHISFHPKRPMHILLHDAYMFCIIDKSLPLPNDKTLFYNPFPPTNESDVVQRRTAHAFKISKIYKPLLFMDLLDERTLVAVERPLDDIIAQLPPPIKKKKFGT